DNA from Ensifer canadensis:
CCGAATTGCTGGCATGCGAGGTGTTGTGGCTGGGCGCTTCCACGCGGCGTGCATGTCGATGTTGTCCGAGACGCCATTTGTCGCCATGTCGTCGAATACTTCCAAAATGTACGGTATGCTAAGTGATGCGGGTATCGGACAATTTCTAACTGATGACCCGAAAGTAGCATTCGAAAAAATAGAGTACTGGAAGGAAGCCGATAGCTTCGCTGTTGCGGCATATATTCAGAAGGCCCGGCGAGACGCCAAAGCCATGTTCGAAGAAATCGGAAACCTTCGTTAAGCAGGGATCTGCGTTAGAGAACTTTCCGCTTACCCGAGTATGTCTGCCACAGCGGGATACTTGTGCCTGGCCGAAGGACTCGCCAAATGAGCAGCAAAGCTTTATAGAGCCGATTGAATGGAAGGGCGCTCCTGATGCGGACAAGGAACCATCTTATTGAAGGTGAAGGATCGAAAACAGCCGGCAATTGATTCCGAAGCAATCACTGGAGTTCTCCGGCGCGTCATGGCCGAAAACGGCCGCGACCACATTCGGGGCTATGCATTTGCTATAGGGTGTCTGCTAGTCGTCGCCGCAACGACCGCCTTCACCGCATGGATCATGGAGACCGTGATCAATGAAGCCTTTGCCAACAAGCGTGGAGATGTGGTCCTCCTCATCTGCGTTTCACTTTTTGGCGCCTTCGTATTACGAGGTTTGGCAACTTACGGACAAGCAGTTGCACTCTCTACAATCGGAAACAATATCGTTGCTACCTACAAGCGACGGCTTTATTCCCACCTAATGGCGCTTAGTGTTAGTTACTATCACGAGCAACGCTCGGCGCGGCTACTCGCCAAAATCAACCAAAATATCGGCGGCATCCGCGACGTGCTGAATATGACGGTTACTTCGATTGCCAGAGATCTCCTAACGCTGGTCGGACTGATCGGCGTAATGTTCAACAAAGACTGGCTCCTTTCGCTTATAATTTTCCTCCTCGCACCTTCCCTGGTTCTCGGTCTGCGTTACGTTTCGAAGCGCCTTCGTTCGGCGACGCGCGACGCGGTAGAGGCAAACAGCCGCGTCCTCGGCGCGATGCAGGAGACGATACAGGGCATCTCCATCGTCAAGGCCTTCACAATGGAGAACGAATTGTGCCGCAAGGTTGATGCGACCATCGAAAAGGCCGAGGGTCGGGCAAACCGCATTGCGCGCCTGAGCGAACGCACCGCACCAATGACTGAGGCTTTTGCAGGTTTGGCGATCTCGAGCGTGCTTGCCTATGCCGCCTTCCGCACCATTTACGCCAATGTACCGCCCGGCGCGTTTTTCGCGTTCGTTACCGCGTTGCTTTTGGCATACGATCCGGCACGCCGCCTGGCGCGTCTGCAGGTGTCGCTGGAACGTGCGGCCGTCAATGCTCGCATGCTCTACGAAATCCTCGACACGGTTCCGCATCAGCGCGACCGCCCCGACGCGACCGAGCTGAAACTCGGCGAAGCGACGGTCGAGCTGCGCAACGTGCGCTTTGCCTACGGCAACGGGGAGGAGGTCCTCAAAGGTGTAAGTTTCCGCGCCGAAGGCGGCAAGACTACCGCGTTGGTGGGCCCCTCGGGGGCGGGCAAGTCGACGATTATCAGCCTCATCCCGCGCTTCTACGATCCAGCGTCCGGCCAGATCCTGGTCGATGGTCAGGACATTGCAGGCGTGACGAAGCAGTCGCTGCGCGATGGCCTCGCCTATGTCTCGCAGCAGCCATATCTCTTCGAAGGCTCGATCCGGGACAATATCCGATACGGTCGATCGGGGGCCACCGACGCGGAGATCGAGGAGGCGGCGCGCCTCGCCTATGCGCACGATTTCATCCTGGCACAGCCGCAAGGGTACGATACGCCGGTCGGTGAACAGGGCATGACGCTTTCGGGTGGTCAACGCCAACGCCTGTCCATTGCACGTGCACTCGTGCGCAACGCACCAATTCTCCTGCTCGACGAGGCGACCTCGGCACTCGACGCCGAATCAGAGGCCGCGGTTCAGAAAGCGCTTGACCAGGCGATGAGGGGACGAAC
Protein-coding regions in this window:
- a CDS encoding ABC transporter ATP-binding protein; the encoded protein is MKVKDRKQPAIDSEAITGVLRRVMAENGRDHIRGYAFAIGCLLVVAATTAFTAWIMETVINEAFANKRGDVVLLICVSLFGAFVLRGLATYGQAVALSTIGNNIVATYKRRLYSHLMALSVSYYHEQRSARLLAKINQNIGGIRDVLNMTVTSIARDLLTLVGLIGVMFNKDWLLSLIIFLLAPSLVLGLRYVSKRLRSATRDAVEANSRVLGAMQETIQGISIVKAFTMENELCRKVDATIEKAEGRANRIARLSERTAPMTEAFAGLAISSVLAYAAFRTIYANVPPGAFFAFVTALLLAYDPARRLARLQVSLERAAVNARMLYEILDTVPHQRDRPDATELKLGEATVELRNVRFAYGNGEEVLKGVSFRAEGGKTTALVGPSGAGKSTIISLIPRFYDPASGQILVDGQDIAGVTKQSLRDGLAYVSQQPYLFEGSIRDNIRYGRSGATDAEIEEAARLAYAHDFILAQPQGYDTPVGEQGMTLSGGQRQRLSIARALVRNAPILLLDEATSALDAESEAAVQKALDQAMRGRTVIVIAHRLSTVLNADKIVVMRDGQVVEEGTHLELAQRDGVYARLHNLNSGVTEKSLSTEPQSAGHHDHSSQ